The Pseudofrankia sp. DC12 region CACGCTGCAGCGCGTCACGGGACACGCAAGCGGACCGCCGGCCGAGTCACTGGGCGGAATCAAGCGGTCATGGCGACACATGACTTTCCAGCAGCTCGGTAAAGACCTCGAGCGGCGTCGCCCATTTGAGCGTCTGCCGTGGCCGCCCATTCAGCTGCGTGGCCACCATATCAAGTTCTTCCTGCGTGTGCAAGGACAGGTCGGTGCCCTTCGGGAAGTACTGGCGCAGCAACCCGTTGGTGTTCTCGTTCGAGCCGCGCTGCCACGGTGAGTGCGGGTCGCAGAAATACACGGGAATACCGGTGCGGACGGTGAAATCGGCGTGCCGGGCCATCTCCTTTCCCTGGTCCCAGGTCACCGAGTTCCGCATGAACTCGGGCAGGGTCTCCATCTTCTTGCCCAGCAGGTAGGCGACCTTGTCGGCGTTACGGTCGTACGGTATTCGCACCAACATCACGAACCGGGTCGTGCGCTCGACCAGCGTGGCGATCTGCGACTTGTTGCCCTTCCCGATGATCAGGTCGCCCTCCCAGAAACCGGGGACGGCGCGGTCCTCGGCCTCCTTCGGCCGCTCGCTGATGTTGACCATGCCGACGATCCCGCCCCTGGTCAGGGTGCTGCGCGACCGGTTGACCCGCCTGGCCCGGCCCTTACGCAGCGCGATCTTCAGTTCCGTCCGCAGCTCGCCGCGCGCCTGGAGGTAGAGGCACTCGTAGATTGTTTCGTGGCTCACGCGCATGCTCTCGTCGTCGGGAAAGTCCGTGCGCAGTCTCTCGCTGATCTGCTTCGGCGACCACTTCTCGACCAGGCCGGTGTTCACCGCGTCGTGCAGCTCCTTCGACGCGACGAGTTTCCGTTCCTTCGGGCGGGCGCACATCAGATCACACCGTGCCTGCGCATCCACCGCCCGATACGCCGCGGCACCGCCGTTACGCTCGATCTCCCGGGAGATCCCCGAATGATGACGACCGAGCACAGCGGCGATATACCGAGCCGAACGCTCCTGACTCAACTCCCGCGAGATGACCTCGCGGTCCTCCACCGTCAACCGCTCCCGTACGCCCATCCACCATCCAGCCCCTCGACACCATCGCGATCATCCTATCGGGGCGTCGCTACGACCGTTTGATGCCGCCCTGGGTGGCGCGAACGGCCCCGGCTCGGTGATGTTCTCGGTGAGCGCCCCGACCTCGGCGACCGCCCTGCGCCTCTACTGGATGAGCGCGTTCGACCCGGCGGTCCACGGCGATGGCCCGTCGAGGGCGTCGGCCTGCGAGCCGTCGAGGGCCGGATCCGGGCGCCGACCAGAAGATCGTCGAATCGCAGCGCCCGGCCAGGGTGTTCGCCGCCACCGAGACGCACCGCGCGTTCGACGCCCTCGGCGTCGCCTACCGCAAGGCGCTACGCGAATGGGCTTCGCCGGCTGGCCACCGCCGCGGGCCGCGCGGCGACGCGCCCGCGGCGCGGCGACACCCGTCCAACGCCGGCTCAAGGTTCCCAGCGTTGAGTCTGCATCCCGAGAAACCAGCGGGAGGCACCACTTCAGCCGCACCACTTCAGCCACATCACGGAGGACAACTGACCGTCTATCGCGATCACGGCGCGTCGAACAGCGCGCTCACTGATTCGCCGTTGTGGATGCGCCGGACTGCTTCGGCCAACGCCGGGGCAATCGAGAGGACCCGCAGCTTGTCGGTGCGGTGCTCCATCGGAATCGGCACGGTGTTGGTGCACACGATCTCCAGCACATCAGGCTGGTCTGACAACCGGTTGAGGGCTCCCGCCGAAAACAGTCCGTGCGTGCAGGCAACACGGATCGAACGCGCTCCCAACTCGCGCAGGCGCTCCAGGCAATGCCGTTGTAAGGCGCTTGATCGCGAGGTGTGAGGTACCCGGCCGCGCCTGAGCTAACGGTGACGTTGGGTGACGGTCGGGGGTGGGGTGGGAGGTCGCCGGAGCGGAGGATTTGGGTGCTGGGAGTGCCCGGATTGCGGGGTTTGAGCGGATCTCCGGGTGAGGTGAAGGGTGTCGAAGCCAGTTCCCTGACCCGGAGTCCGCCGTGTCCTGTTTCTATCCTGTCGTCCCGTCGGTCGCGCTGCCCGGGGTGGCCTTCGGCCGGGTCGGTGCCGGGCTGCTGGCGGTGCGTGCCGAGGACCTGGCCGCGGGGCCGGTTCGCACGGCCGGGCGCCGCGGCGGCGGCCGGGCGCCGGCCCGCGACCGCCGCGGCCTGCTCACGCTGGCTGAGGGCGCGCTCCCGGCCCGCCACGGCGACCAGGTGATCGTCTACCGGCCGGTGCTGGCCGGGACGCTCAGGGCCTACGACAACGGGGATCTGGCCCTGTCGGGCCGGGCGGCGGACCACGTGTCGCTGGGAGCGGCGGAGGCCGAGCTCGACCGGCGGCTCGGCCCCGGCGCGCTCGACCGGCTGATCGCCGAGGCGTTCACCCAGTTCCAGGCGACGACACCGCCCGGCAGCGACGACGCCGCACCTGATGACGCCGTGCGCGGGCAGGAGACGGCGTTGGCGTTGACCCGGGGGGTCGTCGTGCGGGCGCTGGTCCTGGGGTCGTGGATGGCGGGCACCGGGTGGGACGACGTGCTGGCGGCGTTGTTCGCGCCGGTCGCGGACGTCCCGTTCACCCGCTGCTCCGCCACGCCCGGCGGGCCGGCGTTCTCCCGGGCGCGGCGCGGCGTGCCGGGGGTGGTGGTCGCCGCGGTGTGCGAGGCGGTCCTGGTGGTGCTGCGCGCGGAGCTCCTCGACCCGCACGACCCACAGGCGCTGGCCGCGGGAGCGTTCCGGGTCGCCGGCTTCGACGGGACCCTCCTGCGGCTGCCCGACACGGCGGCGAACCGGGAGCGCTTCGGGGCGGGCACCGACCCGGCGCCGTTCCCGCACGTCCGCCTTCTGATCGACGTCGACGCTGGGACGAAGACCCCGCTCGGCTACGCCCACGGCCCGTCCTCGGGCGCGAAGGACGCCGGTGAGCAGACGCTGCTCGAGCAGGTCGCGACCGCCACCCCGGCGATCTGTCACCCTGGGCTCCTGCACGTCGGGGACCGTAACTTCCCCGGCGCCGAGCGGCTGAGGCGGCTGACCGGCGCCGGGATGAACCTCGCGGTGCGGCTGCGCGCCGGGATCACCGTCGACGTCGACACGTGGCTGCCCGACGGCTCGGCGCTCGTCGACCTCGGCACCGACGACGTGCTGCACGGCTGGCGCGACGTCGAGTGGGACGTGTTCGCCGACGGCGTCCACACCGGTGAGACGTTCGCCGTGGCCACGAACATCACCGACCCCGCCGCGCTGCCCGCGCTCGCTCTCACCGCCGGCTACCGGGCCCGATGGGGCGCGACCGAGACCCCGATCCGCGAGACCAAGGCCACCCTGAACGACTCCGGACCCGGAGCCGGGCCGATGCTGCGCGCCACCGACCCGTTCGAGGTCGACCAGGAGATCCCCGCTCTCCTGCTCGGGGCGGCTCTCCTGCGCGCGGTGCAGCGCAGCGCCGCCGCGCAGGCCACCCCCGCCCAGCGCGGCGCCCGCGCCGGGCAGCCGGTCCTGGCCCGGGAACTGTCCACCAAGGCCACGGTGCTCGCGCTCACCCGCCACCTCGGCGCGGCGACCCCCGGCCTGCCCGACGAGGTCGTCGCACACCGGCTCGCCGCCATCCACAGCGCACTCAGCCGGCGGCGCAACACCCCCGACCGCAACCGCACCCGCGAACGCCGGGCGAAGAGCGTCTCGGAGTTCCCCCACGCCGGACCCGGCCTCACCACCCGCAAGGTCGTCTACGAGACCCGGATCTGCGGACCGATCACCGACACCCTCACCACGGCGGCCCCAACACTCACGCTTCCCGATGTCACCGAACGTGACCACACTCAGCCAGCCATGGCAGCCTGACCCACGCGATCAAGAGAGTTTCACTGGCATTGGGCGCTCCAGGAGCTCAAGGACCGTGCTGCCCTTGGCGATTTCGTCGTCCAACACGATGACATCCCGGTCGGCGATGTCGCCGATGACCGAGCTGATGCTCACCCGGTCATCGGCGAAGCGCTGCTTGGCCCCGGCGGCCACCTTCGCGCCCAACAGCCGGGCGAAGGCTGCCGCCTCCTTTGCGTTGCCCAGATCCGGGGACACGACCGTCATGTTGGTCAGGTCGTAGCGGCGGAAGTGCTGCGCGAGTTCCCTCAGCGCATGGAGATGGTCCACCGGAACAGAGAAAAACCCGTGCACCTGCGGCGAGTGCAGCGT contains the following coding sequences:
- a CDS encoding IS30 family transposase, coding for MGVRERLTVEDREVISRELSQERSARYIAAVLGRHHSGISREIERNGGAAAYRAVDAQARCDLMCARPKERKLVASKELHDAVNTGLVEKWSPKQISERLRTDFPDDESMRVSHETIYECLYLQARGELRTELKIALRKGRARRVNRSRSTLTRGGIVGMVNISERPKEAEDRAVPGFWEGDLIIGKGNKSQIATLVERTTRFVMLVRIPYDRNADKVAYLLGKKMETLPEFMRNSVTWDQGKEMARHADFTVRTGIPVYFCDPHSPWQRGSNENTNGLLRQYFPKGTDLSLHTQEELDMVATQLNGRPRQTLKWATPLEVFTELLESHVSP